The following are from one region of the Arachis duranensis cultivar V14167 chromosome 10, aradu.V14167.gnm2.J7QH, whole genome shotgun sequence genome:
- the LOC107469004 gene encoding probable protein S-acyltransferase 22, with protein sequence MITVLYSSSFCFLHFVLYISTFFISFKEEKMRKHGWQLPYHPLQVVAVAVFLALGFAFYVFFAPFVGKKMYQYIIMGLYTPLITCVFGLYTWCTAADPADPGVFRSKRYLKIGGESTTSMHDANASIVISEQKDASSPSSSCILLLYSPCAYVCGCSSDQQASEDGIFYCSLCEVEVFKYSKHCRVCDKCVDRFDHHCRWLNNCIGKRNYRKFFTLMVAALLLLILQWLTGILVLICSFVEKKKFSVDISLKLGSSFSLVPFVIVVAVCTMLAMTATLPLAQLFFFHILLIKKGISTYDYIIALREHEHEQQGVGEQRSPQMSPVSSLTGLSSASSFTTFHRGAWCTPPQMFLEDQFDVVPPETASVSSLGKKTIREEPVKKKNPGAVKISPWTLARLNREEVTKAAAEARKKSKILQAVARHNEAFRLASDRSGRRMVPRIENNRRRPGKRLRLPADLPLEGLPKIPANSIDNGFSGTSSLAPQFEAWSMFQASYAVSSSAGVVASSPESSLDSPDIHPFRVSASRAEEASWIAAANLKEIPFSRSTSDGYEASGGEDSDRVPTRFVQRSANWTNLELKSSSTLVHNRKL encoded by the exons ATGATAACAGTGCTCTAtagttcttctttttgttttctgcatTTTGTGCTCTACATTTCTACATTCTTCATTTCctttaaagaagaaaagatgaGGAAGCATGGATGGCAGCTACCTTATCATCCCCTCCAG GTGGTGGCTGTTGCTGTGTTTTTGGCTCTGGGGTTTGCATTCTATGTGTTCTTTGCACCTTTTGTTGGGAAGAAGATGTATCAGTATATTATTATGGGACTCTACACGCCACTG ATTACTTGTGTCTTTGGACTGTACACTTGGTGCACAGCAGCTGATCCAGCAGATCCAGGGGTATTCAGGTCAAAAAGGTATCTTAAAATAGGAGGGGAATCGACTACGTCAATGCACGACGCAAATGCTTCAATAGTTATTTCGGAACAGAAGGATGCATCATCACCTTCCTCGTCCTGTATCCTGTTGCTTTACTCTCCTTGTGCTTATGTCTGTGGTTGCTCTTCTGATCAACAAGCAAGTGAAGATGGAATATTCTATTGCAGTTTATGTGAAGTTGAG GTCTTCAAGTACAGCAAGCATTGCAGAGTTTGTGACAAATGTGTCGATCGCTTTGATCATCATTGCAGA TGGCTTAACAACTGCATCGGGAAAAGGAACTACAGAAAATTCTTCACCCTTATGGTTGCTGCTCTCCTCTTG CTTATTCTTCAGTGGTTGACTGGGATACTTGTGCTTATCTGCTCTTTtgttgagaagaagaaattttcAGTTGATATATCTTTGAAGTTGGGAAGCAGTTTCTCTCTTGTTCCCTTTGTTATTGTGGTG GCTGTTTGCACGATGTTGGCCATGACTGCTACCTTACCTCTTGCtcaacttttcttttttcatattcTTCTCATAAAAAAG GGAATTAGCACATACGATTACATCATAGCTTTGAGGGAGCATGAGCACGAGCAGCAAGGAGTTGGGGAACAGCGTAGTCCCCAAATGTCACCTGTTAGCTCGCTTACTGGACTGAGCAGTGCCAGCTCCTTTACTACTTTCCATCGAGGTGCATGGTGCACACCCCCACAGATGTTCCTTGAAGATCAG TTTGATGTAGTGCCCCCAGAAACAGCTTCTGTAAGTTCACTTGGAAAGAAGACAATCAGAGAAGAGCCGGTTAAGAAGAAGAATCCTGGAGCAGTCAAGATTAGTCCGTGGACATTAGCACGATTAAATAGAGAGGAGGTAACTAAGGCTGCAGCAGAAGCAAGAAAGAAATCGAAAATTCTACAGGCAGTGGCAAGACATAATGAAGCATTCAGGCTAGCATCAGACCGCAGTGGGCGACGAATGGTCCCCAGGATTGAGAACAATAGAAGGCGGCCAGGTAAACGGCTCCGCCTTCCGGCTGACTTGCCTTTGGAAGGCCTACCGAAAATCCCTGCCAACAGCATTGATAATGGCTTCAGTGGAACATCTAGTCTGGCACCTCAGTTTGAAGCCTGGAGCATGTTTCAAGCAAGTTATGCAGTGTCGAGTTCAGCTGGGGTTGTTGCTTCTTCTCCTGAAAGCAGTTTAGACTCACCTGATATTCACCCCTTTCGCGTGTCTGCATCTAGAGCTGAAGAGGCAAGCTGGATAGCTGCTGCTAATCTGAAGGAAATCCCATTCTCAAGGTCAACTAGTGATGGCTACGAGGCATCCGGTGGCGAAGATAGTGACCGAGTTCCCACGAGGTTTGTTCAGAGATCTGCAAATTGGACTAATCTAGAGCTGAAATCCTCATCCACTTTGGTTCATAATAGAAAATTGTGA